The Syntrophus gentianae genome contains the following window.
GACTTTCAGGTTCGGACAAAGCTCAAGATCCGCTTCGGTCAGGGGTTCGGAGAGCAGAACAACGAGCGCTTCCGCAGTGGCGAGCCCCGCCGTCCAGGCAGGGGACCGGAAGGGGACGACGCATAGCTCCGGAAAGCGAAGCCCAAGATTTCCAATGTACGGGCCCACCAGGGGGGATGTGGCAAGGATGCGAATACTCATCTCTTAAACAAAGCCTCCAGAAGTTTGATAGTGGATGGATAGATCTTCGGATCTTTTCCTGCCCGGGGTCCGGCCACATTCAAAATTCGTATCGAATGTTTTTCGAGCCAGGCCTTGATCCGAAGGGTCGCTTCCTCGATTGACATTTGGTCCAGATCGATGTGCAGGCAGGGTTTCTGATGCTGTTCGGCATAAAATTCCGTCATGGCGGAGCCGCCCGTCAGCATGCCATGGGACACGATCAGGGTGCCGTCAGAATCCAGGACATTCTTTTCCGTGCGCCGGGAATAGTCGCTGGTCGGCATCTCCTGAAGCTGATAGGCCTCCGGAATTGTTCCGTCTTCCGACTTTCTGCCCTTGGGAACCCAGCCGCCGTAAGGAAGAGATTGCTGAATGGCGAAATCGAGACCGGCCCTGTCCGCGCCGGTCTGACCGCCTGAGATGATTTTAGTTATCATGACTTACCGTCTTATTTCCAAGATTGGCAGCAAGGGATGTCTTTCTCCAGCGGGACAGCCTTATCAGGAATACGGCGATTTGTTAATCGCCGATGATTTGAACCAGAATCTCCCGATGCCTTCCCCGGTTGTCAAAGTCCAGAAAGACAATCTGTTGCCATGTTCCCAGCATCGGTCTCCCTTTGACAAGGGGAATCGTCAGCGAAGGTTTCATCAATGCGGCCCGGACATGGGAAAACCCGTTGCCGTCTTCCCAGCGGTGATTGTGCTCATAAGGCAAATCAGAGGGGACAATCCTTTCGATGGCATCCTTGAGATCCTGCAACGCACCGGATTCGTATTCAATTGTGGTCACCGATCCGGTCGATCCGGGACAGAAGACCGTCACCAGCCCATCGGTTATTTTCGACTTACTGACGATTGCCAGAACCTGAGGGGTAAGGTTGATCGTATCGCAGAACCCACTCGTGTTGAGCGAAATCGTTTCCGTGGAAATTTTCATTCAACCCCGCCCGGAAGCCTTTCAATCCTGATCTTTTCCGCCCCGATGACTGTTTTAAGGATCGCCGCATCGCCGATAATCTTGCCCACCAGATTGACCGCGCTGGCAGGAACCGGATCGGGACCTTTGCTCATCGGTGTCGGACCGAAGAAGATGGCCAGGGCATTGCCGGGAGGCCAATAGCCGATATCCCCGACTTTTACCTGGGAAGTTGCCGTATCATCGAGGCCGGCACTGACTGGAATGTAGAAATAGAATTCGTCGCCCCAATCCTCAGGAGCCGTTTCAAAAGGCAGGATGGCGGAAATTTCCCGGGCGCAGGCCGTATCGAAGAGTTCTCCGTTCAGTTCAACCTGATTGATGATTATCCTTATGGGAACGGGCATTTTCTTCTCCCTTTTTCATAGCCCTTGCCCGGAAGTTCCGGAAGGGCCGCATCCACTTGATGGCGCGGGGTTAAAAACACGTTCGAGATTGTAACTTTTTAAAGGATCATGTGCCGCTTTGCAACAGAATCCTTTTCGAATTACTTTAAGCTCTGTTTGATGAACGTTCCCTGCTGGAGTTCATCGAACGCGAGGCGGAGTTCCTCCTGGGTATTCATGACAATGGGGCCGCGCCAGGCTATGGGCTCCCCGATGGGTTTCCCGGAAACAAGAAGAAACCGGACCGGTTCGTCTTCCGTGGAAGCCTGGACCTGCTCCCCGTCTTCAAAAAGGATCAAGGTCCCGTTTTCTGAATAAGGCGGCACATCCAGATCATAGTCGTTGCGCCCTTCCGTCTCGTAGGCGAAAGGTTTCTTCTCATCGCAAAAGTACCCCTTTCCGGAAATAACATATGCGAAGACCGTATGTCCGGCCTTTGTCGGGTGCCGATAGGTCGAATGGGCCGGCACAGTGACATCAAGATATTCCGGATCGATGACGACGTCGGTTACCGGTCCTCTGGTGCTGCCCACCGTTCCACAGATGACCCGGACCGTTATACCGCTATCCAGCTGAACGACGGGAATCATGCTCGATTTTACATCCCTGTAGCTGGGCTTCATCATCTTGTGTGCGGCCGGGAGATTGGCCCAGAGCTGGAAACCTTCCAGGACCCCTTCTGCATTGCCCTTGGGCATTTCCTGATGAAGAATGCCGCTGCCTGCGGTCATCCACTGGACATCCCCCGAAAAAATGCTTCCGGAATTTCCCATGCTGTCCCCATGCTCCACACTCCCCTGCAGCACATAGGTGATGGTCTCGATGCCCCGATGGGGGTGCCAGGGAAATCCCTTCAAATAGAATTCGGGATTGTCGGAGCGAAAATCGTCGAGGAGCAAGAAGGGGTCAAAAAGAGGCATTTCTCGATGCCCGAAGGCCTGCATCAGATGAACGTCCGCACCCTGAATAATGGGTCTGCTCTTGAAAACTTTGCGAATTCTCCTGGAGATTGTCATGGCTGGATGCTCCCTTCCCGATGATTGCGATCAGTGCGGGGTTATCTTAGCATGATTGGCTGGATTTTCAACGAGTGGAATCATTGCAGCCCATTCGGAATGCAAGGGATTCGATGATTTTTTCAGAATTTCAAGAGGGGTTGTTGCCGCCTCTACTCCGATCATGTAAGCTATAATGGCAATGCTCTGAAGTTTGGTTCATCCAGTTAAAGCATACTTTTTTGAGTTCTTCTTGTAATCACAGATTATGGTTGCTCTGCAGTATGCAAAACCCCAAAAGAGTGAGCTGTGCAGATTTGGGGGACCATTGATTTAATAGCGGATGTAACTTGCATCGAATTGTCGGCAAATTTCCAATTCAGGAATCTGCACCCTCCTTCCTCAAGCATCCAGTGATTTTGATAGAACTACGTCATTTAATCGGAAATCAATTACGATCTCCTCTCGCGGGACCTGAATACACCTGGGATGATTATATCCGGGCAATCATGACTTATGCATTAGGGGCCACGGGAAACATTTGTCCCGATTATGCCCGAAAAGCCCTTTTGACAGGAGAAATAGTCAAAACGAGAACCGCCGTAAACATCCGCATAAGCCTCTTCCTAGAGCATCAAAACCACATATAAGATTTTCGGGCCATTACTGCATTGACATACCAGACCATTCTCTTTATAGAACCCTCCACAATAAGAAAGTTCTTTTTAGAACGTTATTTAAAGAAAGGAGGGAATTATGGCAAATTTGACCGTTTATGTTCCTACCGATATGAGGGATGACTTGCTTCCAGATTATGACCCCTATGATGCAGATCTCACCACCGCGAAGATCACATCTTACCGGGATGACGATTACAAAGACAAGACAGTCTTTTACGGCTCCTTCCAGATATGGGATGAAGATGTGATTGGAGGAACAATAACTGGAATCGAGCATTATTGGGATGGCGGCATTAAGCAGTTCACATTTAACAATTTCAATTTAGACGTGAATCAAGCCGAAACGACTGAAGATAAGGACCTCCTAAAATACAACGACACGATCACAGGTTCGTATGGTGCGGATTACCTGATGTCCTTCGCCGGCAATGATACCCTGAATGGTGGGACAGGCAGCGACACAATGGTGGGTGGAACCGGCAATGACACCTATATTGTCGATAATGCGGGTGACGTTGTCGTCGAAGCTTCGGGTGCCGGGACCGATCGAGTCAATGCCTATATCAATTATGTTCTGGGTGCCAATGTCGAGAACCTTTACCTCTATGGCACGGCGACAAAAGGAACCGGTAACGCCCTCAACAACATAATTGATGGAAATGCGAGCGCCAACACCCTTTCCGGACTTGCCGGAAGCGACACACTAAACGGGTATGCTGGCAACGACACCCTGAACGGAGGCACTGGCAACGACACGATGTTTGGGGGACGCGGGAACGACCTTTATTACGTCGACAGCACCGGTGACAAGGTTTATGAAACTACCACCACAACCAGCACCATCAATGCAGGCGGAGTTGACACTGTGTATAGTTCTCTGGCCGCCTATACCCTCGGCCTCTATGTCGAGAACGGCCGCATCCTGAGCAGTGGTGCAGCCAACCTCACCGGCAACAGCCTGGCCAACACCCTCTACGCAGGGGCCGGCAACAACGTGCTCAATGGCAGTACGGGCACCGATACCGTCTCCTACACCTATGCCGGAAGTGCCGTCAAAGTCAGCCTTGCCGTCAGCACCGCTCAAGCCACTGGCGGCTCGGGCAGCGATACCCTGTCCGGATTCGAACGCCTCATCGGTTCCAATTACAACGATAACCTTACCGGCAACAACACAAATAATAACCTTTCGGGGCTCAATGGCAACGATATACTTTCCGGATTGGGAGGCAACGACATCCTGTATGGCGATGCCGGGAACGACAGACTCAATGGCGGTCTTGGCAATGACAAATTGACCGGAGGGGCAGGAGCAGACTATTTCGACTTCAGGACTGCGCTCAATGCAACGACCAATAAGGACACCATCACCGACTTCAGCGTAGCGGATGACACAATCCGCCTGGAAAACAGCATCATGACAGGTCTGGGAACGGCGACTGGAGTACTGGCCGTTGGTGCATTCCACAGTGGCACAGTCAACATCGCAACGCAAGCAGATGACCGGATCATCTACAATACCTCGACAGGTGCGCTATTTTACGATGCAGATGGCACAGGTGCTACAGCGGCAGTGCAAATTGCCGTCATTGGCAGCACAAGCCATCCTGCGCTAACAAATGCTGACTTTATGGTGATTTAAACATTTATTAACGCTTTTGCCCCTGCCCCGCTCTAGGATGACCTAGGCGGGCAGAGGCGAGGTATGGGAATCCATACCCCTCAAATATTGGGGAGCTTGGAAACCGTACAGGTACGCACCGACCGGTTTGCAGAAGTTATCGGGCTATATCAATGTTGACTTATCTCTGCTCAATTTCTTTCGAAAATATTCAACATTATGGCCATTCAAAAAAATTGATAAGTAGATGTTTTCAATTACTGGAAAATTCCATTTTTCTACTGATCAATTTTGCACATTCGCAAAAGAAACTTGTTACACAGACGCATCCCCTTCAGAATTCACTTCCAATAAATAACCTACATTTTCATAAGAGCGGTCTTCGGTTCCCCCGAATTCGCAGCAGGCGAGAATGGAAAGGGGAAAGAAGGGAAAGGGGGACACTTCCCGTATTTTTGTTTGATAACTGGTGAGCATCAATATAGAAATTTTTCATGCCGAGAATCGCCCATATTATAGCGCCCCATTATCCACATCATATCACCCAGCGGGTGATAACCGCTCGGAGTTGGAATATAAACTTTGCCGAAAGATATTACCAGGCAAGGCTGGTCGCCCCAAAAAGCAGAAAGAAATATAATACGGGAAGTGTCCCCCTATTTCCCCCTATTCCCCACCCTATTCCCCTAGAGAAGACGCGGAGGGGCTTTCCGCCGAAGTGCTGGATATAACGAAGAATCCATTGACAATGGGTCTGCTCTGTGCGATTAGCGTAGTGGTGGTTTCTAAGGATCCTGCGGAGTTGGTCCATTAATTAAGGGACACGAAACAAAATGCTAACGAGTGTATGCACAGGAACGGGAACACAGCGCCACTCGTTCCTCTCTCTGCAGCGTTCCCACCGGTGATGCTTGCTGTTAAGCAAATATATTTAGGATGATACAATGTTCAAATATCTGAATGAAACTTTTGAGCCAAAGATCTCTGTTCAGATTCCTGTGAGCAATCTGAATATTAGTGATGAAAAGAAAATTGATATTGTCATCTCATTGCTAACTTCTTTCAGAAATACAATTCAAGCTTGGACTGAAAGGGCTTACAAAACAACAATATGGTCAATTGGTATAATATTATCCGTTCTTGGCTATTGGATATTGCATGGTGGCAGAATTACAGGGAAGGGCCGCTTATTTTTTATAGTAGCTTTATTTGTATTTGGGCTTTTAACCCAGCTTTACCTTTTAGCGGCACAGCGTGCGCATAAAGGAAATGGAGTTGCAATAGCTAAATGTGAAGCGGTTTTAAAACTGTGTGATAAGGACTGCTATTTTGATGGAGAACGGTTCTTTGGTTATTCAGGAAAATGGTTGCCAAGCAAAAGTCTGAAAATTTTGCAAATATTCCATTGGATAATACTTACATTGGCCATATTATCAGTGACCTTTATTGATCCAATTGAAAAAACCATAAAATAAATTCGCTTAAACTGCCACTGGAGCGGCCGTAAAAAAGCCGCGCCGCACAGTTCAATCGTTGGCTTAATTGGGTGACCATGATGGTCAGTGAAAGGGAGAGAAATGGAGAAATGAGACTTGAACCCGCGCGGGTAGGACGAGTGCTATCTCTGTTTGACTCCTCTGGGCATGATTGTATTCTCTGTACCACCCTTGAGGGACTTGGCGTCGAGCTCGGCAGCAATATGGCGGCATCGATTGAGAGCTTTCCCGGCCTCAACAAGGCGATTGCAGAGGGTTTTCAACGAATGGAATCATCCCTTGAGAATCTGCGTCTATCCCTTGTCGATGATCAGAGATTCAAAGATTCGATACTGGCGTTTCGCCCAGTAAAGGATGAACAGAAATGCAAAGGCATTAGCAAGCGGCTGGGCCATCCAGACGCCGTTGATGCCGAACCAGGGAGGAAGGAGCCACAAAAGGGGGAGCAGAATAAGGGTTTCGCGACCGACAAGTAGAACCATAGCGGTTTTCCCTTGTCCTAGACCGATGAACATGTTGATCCACATCAGGCTGGGTGCGGCCGTAATCAGTATCAGAAAATTAATGCGGAGGGCCGTTACCGTTAAAGCCTGCAGCTCCGGGTTGTTGGAAAAAAGTATTGCAAAGGCCGGGGAAAAGGCTTCCACGATCAGAAGACTCAACAGGGCAATCCCAAACGAAATTTTTACGGCAACCTTCACAGTCGCCAACAGCCTCGAATAAAGTTTCGCCCCTTCATTGTAGGCGACCAGCGGCATCAGGCCATGCCCGATGCCGTACAACGTCATCATGACGAGACCGTTCATCCGGGAGACAATGCCTAGGGTAGCAACGGCAAGGTCGCTGTATCCGCCCAGGATATGATTATGCATAAGCATTCCCAGGCTGACCACGAGATTGATGATAATGGAGGGAAATCCCGTCTGGTATATGGATCGAATAATCCGGTAATCAGGGCGGAGATGATGCCATTTCAGCTTATACTTTGAGCTTCCCTGTTGCAGGTAGTAAAAGGCAAGCAGTCCGCACGCTATCTGGGAAATTACTGCGGCCACGGCAGCTCCCCTGATTCCCAGCTTGGGAAAGAGGCCCCAGCCGAAGATGAGAAAAGGATCGAGGATACTGCCGACTGCTGCATATAGAAGGGCGGAATACATGACGAGATGTGGTCTGCCCTCTGCCCGGAGGAGATTGCCGGTCATCATGATCAGAAACAGAAAAGGCACGCCGGGGAGCGAGGTGAGGAGATACTGGCGGGATAGAGGCAGGATCTCCTCTGTGGCGCCGAAAAATCTCAGAATGAGTTCAGGTCCGGCCAGGACCATTCCAATGAACAGCGCCCCGAGGACAGCCGAAAGAAAAAAAACCTGCCCAGCTGTCTGACGGGCTTTCCTGTTTTCTTCCGCGCCGAACATCCGGGCGGCGTATGAGCCCGCGCCCAGTCCGGTTCCCACGCCGATACCGCTTAAAATCAATTGAATTGGAATACTGATGGTTAAGGCCGCCAGTGCATTCGGGCTGAGCCTGGCAAGCCAAAAGGCGTCGATGAGGTTGTAGAGGTTGACAACCAGAACGGTAGCAATGGAGGGCCCGCTCATTTTCAGCAGAAGGGGCAGGATGGGACCTTTTCCCAGGTTCAGACTTTTGTCACTCATGGCGGTTGGATTCTTGGGAAGATTCTATTTCAAAAATTATCAGTTCAACCAGGCGTATCTTGAGCGAAAGCCGGGACGCTGATGATGGACATCATGCCCAAGACGACTGCATCATGCCTAACTGCCTTATTTGTCTTAATTTGTGCATTTTCAGCACTCCTTTACGGTGACTTTCTATGAGTTGCTTTGGTCGATTGTTTATAACATTTACCTTGGTATTAGCCTATTCAGATGTCTACTTGACAGGGGGCAAACCAACTTTGGCCTTGGGGAATTATTATGGCAACCGCTTGTATTCCTCGTCGGACACCGGCTCAAGCCACTCGTTGGAACTTCCTTTCGCCGGGACTTCCACCGCCACATGAGCGAACCAACTGTCCTTCGCGGCGCCATGCCAGTGCCTGGTTTCCGGGGGGATATTGACCACGTCGCCGGGGTGGAGTTCCCTCGCGGGCTTTCCCCATTCCTGGTACCAGCCGCGTCCGCCAGTCACGAGAAGAATTTGACCGCCCTTATGGTGGATATGCCAGAAATTACGGCAGCCGGGCTCAAAGGTCACATTGCCTATGAAAACCCTTTCCGTTGACAGCATGTTCAAATAGCTGGTGCCGGTAAAATACCGGGCATACGCCTCGTTCTTATTCCCCCGGGGGAAAATCCCGCCATTGGCTGCATCATCGTGTTGCCAACTCAAATTTTTCACCATCGAGTTTTTTAAAACCTGGTCAAGAACGACTCCGGCATTTTCCGCGACCTTCGGGCCGCACTTAGCTTTCAGAACGCTTACGACCTCCCGAAGTTGCTCCGGGGTCAGGCCGTTGTGCATGCTGATAACCATATGACCCTGCAATTGGGCATTAACGCCCTCGATATTGGCCAGAGCGGCCACGGTCGCCAGTTCCCTGTCTTGCCAGTTCAGCACATCGCGCTGGAAGATGTCGCCGAAGAGGTGGGCTTTCAAGAACCGGTCGATGGACGGGGCAAAATCATACAGTGG
Protein-coding sequences here:
- a CDS encoding phage integrase N-terminal SAM-like domain-containing protein, encoding MDQLRRILRNHHYANRTEQTHCQWILRYIQHFGGKPLRVFSRGIGWGIGGNRGTLPVLYFFLLFGATSLAW
- a CDS encoding MATE family efflux transporter; protein product: MSDKSLNLGKGPILPLLLKMSGPSIATVLVVNLYNLIDAFWLARLSPNALAALTISIPIQLILSGIGVGTGLGAGSYAARMFGAEENRKARQTAGQVFFLSAVLGALFIGMVLAGPELILRFFGATEEILPLSRQYLLTSLPGVPFLFLIMMTGNLLRAEGRPHLVMYSALLYAAVGSILDPFLIFGWGLFPKLGIRGAAVAAVISQIACGLLAFYYLQQGSSKYKLKWHHLRPDYRIIRSIYQTGFPSIIINLVVSLGMLMHNHILGGYSDLAVATLGIVSRMNGLVMMTLYGIGHGLMPLVAYNEGAKLYSRLLATVKVAVKISFGIALLSLLIVEAFSPAFAILFSNNPELQALTVTALRINFLILITAAPSLMWINMFIGLGQGKTAMVLLVGRETLILLPLLWLLPPWFGINGVWMAQPLANAFAFLFILYWAKRQYRIFESLIIDKG
- a CDS encoding carboxymuconolactone decarboxylase family protein, which encodes MQNHLNAKQRAIIPIAAFTASGDLAGLKTALNEGLDAGLTVNEIKEILVQLYAYAGFPRSLNGIGAFMTVLDERGKKGIKDEMGKEASPIPTGKNSLEFGTDNQTKLVGQPVIGPLYDFAPSIDRFLKAHLFGDIFQRDVLNWQDRELATVAALANIEGVNAQLQGHMVISMHNGLTPEQLREVVSVLKAKCGPKVAENAGVVLDQVLKNSMVKNLSWQHDDAANGGIFPRGNKNEAYARYFTGTSYLNMLSTERVFIGNVTFEPGCRNFWHIHHKGGQILLVTGGRGWYQEWGKPARELHPGDVVNIPPETRHWHGAAKDSWFAHVAVEVPAKGSSNEWLEPVSDEEYKRLP
- a CDS encoding pirin family protein, with the protein product MTISRRIRKVFKSRPIIQGADVHLMQAFGHREMPLFDPFLLLDDFRSDNPEFYLKGFPWHPHRGIETITYVLQGSVEHGDSMGNSGSIFSGDVQWMTAGSGILHQEMPKGNAEGVLEGFQLWANLPAAHKMMKPSYRDVKSSMIPVVQLDSGITVRVICGTVGSTRGPVTDVVIDPEYLDVTVPAHSTYRHPTKAGHTVFAYVISGKGYFCDEKKPFAYETEGRNDYDLDVPPYSENGTLILFEDGEQVQASTEDEPVRFLLVSGKPIGEPIAWRGPIVMNTQEELRLAFDELQQGTFIKQSLK
- a CDS encoding calcium-binding protein; this translates as MANLTVYVPTDMRDDLLPDYDPYDADLTTAKITSYRDDDYKDKTVFYGSFQIWDEDVIGGTITGIEHYWDGGIKQFTFNNFNLDVNQAETTEDKDLLKYNDTITGSYGADYLMSFAGNDTLNGGTGSDTMVGGTGNDTYIVDNAGDVVVEASGAGTDRVNAYINYVLGANVENLYLYGTATKGTGNALNNIIDGNASANTLSGLAGSDTLNGYAGNDTLNGGTGNDTMFGGRGNDLYYVDSTGDKVYETTTTTSTINAGGVDTVYSSLAAYTLGLYVENGRILSSGAANLTGNSLANTLYAGAGNNVLNGSTGTDTVSYTYAGSAVKVSLAVSTAQATGGSGSDTLSGFERLIGSNYNDNLTGNNTNNNLSGLNGNDILSGLGGNDILYGDAGNDRLNGGLGNDKLTGGAGADYFDFRTALNATTNKDTITDFSVADDTIRLENSIMTGLGTATGVLAVGAFHSGTVNIATQADDRIIYNTSTGALFYDADGTGATAAVQIAVIGSTSHPALTNADFMVI
- a CDS encoding cyclophilin-like fold protein, which encodes MPVPIRIIINQVELNGELFDTACAREISAILPFETAPEDWGDEFYFYIPVSAGLDDTATSQVKVGDIGYWPPGNALAIFFGPTPMSKGPDPVPASAVNLVGKIIGDAAILKTVIGAEKIRIERLPGGVE
- a CDS encoding secondary thiamine-phosphate synthase enzyme YjbQ, whose product is MKISTETISLNTSGFCDTINLTPQVLAIVSKSKITDGLVTVFCPGSTGSVTTIEYESGALQDLKDAIERIVPSDLPYEHNHRWEDGNGFSHVRAALMKPSLTIPLVKGRPMLGTWQQIVFLDFDNRGRHREILVQIIGD
- a CDS encoding putative molybdenum carrier protein codes for the protein MITKIISGGQTGADRAGLDFAIQQSLPYGGWVPKGRKSEDGTIPEAYQLQEMPTSDYSRRTEKNVLDSDGTLIVSHGMLTGGSAMTEFYAEQHQKPCLHIDLDQMSIEEATLRIKAWLEKHSIRILNVAGPRAGKDPKIYPSTIKLLEALFKR